The following coding sequences lie in one Cronobacter universalis NCTC 9529 genomic window:
- a CDS encoding methyl-accepting chemotaxis protein, whose translation MYRCQKLPTSLRDAGVPDKPGILMVFVPPNANFHAVSQVWQRFATPERTVLVLSSTGTLCQQDKATVYCELESDEGSWLLLPKGLIGRHEVHSVDLHTRIPGAAQRVQAISRDLSALDVQMPLSADRTFAMIYCDGLAASEGFLMQAWYKSGRFPCLAVGGAAGGKLDFSGTWMSVNGRMMDGRAIVILCEMAPGKSFAPFKSQNFQPTDKSWLVAQADPVARTVTSLFDAKDHQQPITSYLASQLNCKPDQLAQALEGYTFAVKVGDDFFIRSVAQIESSQIRFFCDLEFGDRLYLMKATDFVAHTEHDWQAFTRRYGKPSGMLLNDCVLRRMNNLATLPRADFFRKIPAAGFSSFGEILGVPINQTLSALVFFDKPNHAMSQFPVEYAAYAAHYAQRTLRRWEAMHRMQSQVIEQVISYQQELSPLLSTLPLLEHATSQQTETLDIAQGNIRSMSSAARDTREAQDRLEQGLNDLETISAGITKITSGIRSIADQTNLLALNAAVEAARAGESGRGFAVVAGEVRRLAHLSREQAEATAHSINESVETIARIRQVTTETVSATQTMADRSIEAADRIASMSEQTSEERENVAQSLGRLKVVAKGMDAMQEAVAQLRTLQELAK comes from the coding sequence GTGTATCGCTGTCAGAAATTACCCACATCGTTACGAGACGCGGGCGTGCCGGATAAGCCGGGCATCTTGATGGTATTTGTACCGCCCAACGCGAATTTTCATGCTGTCAGTCAGGTCTGGCAGCGCTTCGCCACGCCGGAACGCACCGTACTGGTGCTCTCTTCCACCGGCACGCTGTGCCAGCAGGATAAAGCGACAGTCTATTGCGAGCTGGAAAGCGACGAGGGGAGCTGGCTGCTGCTGCCCAAAGGGCTGATTGGTCGCCACGAAGTGCATTCTGTCGATCTGCACACCCGCATTCCGGGCGCCGCGCAGCGCGTGCAGGCGATTTCGCGCGATCTTAGCGCGCTCGACGTGCAGATGCCGCTCAGCGCCGATCGCACGTTTGCGATGATCTACTGCGACGGGCTCGCCGCCTCCGAAGGTTTCCTGATGCAGGCCTGGTATAAATCCGGGCGTTTCCCGTGTCTCGCTGTCGGCGGGGCGGCGGGCGGCAAGCTTGATTTCAGCGGCACCTGGATGAGCGTCAACGGCCGCATGATGGACGGCCGCGCGATTGTCATTCTGTGTGAAATGGCGCCGGGCAAATCCTTCGCGCCGTTTAAAAGCCAGAACTTCCAGCCGACTGACAAAAGCTGGCTGGTGGCGCAGGCCGATCCGGTCGCGCGCACCGTCACGTCGCTGTTCGACGCGAAAGATCATCAGCAGCCCATAACCTCGTATCTGGCAAGCCAGCTTAACTGCAAACCCGATCAGCTGGCGCAGGCGCTGGAGGGTTACACCTTCGCGGTCAAAGTGGGCGATGATTTCTTTATTCGCTCCGTGGCGCAGATTGAGTCCTCACAGATCCGCTTCTTCTGCGATCTGGAGTTTGGCGACAGGCTGTACCTGATGAAAGCGACCGATTTTGTCGCGCACACGGAGCACGACTGGCAGGCGTTCACGCGTCGCTACGGTAAACCGTCCGGGATGCTGCTTAACGACTGCGTACTGCGCCGCATGAACAACCTGGCGACGCTGCCGCGCGCCGATTTCTTCCGCAAGATCCCGGCGGCGGGCTTCTCAAGCTTTGGCGAAATTCTTGGGGTGCCTATCAACCAGACGCTCTCCGCGCTGGTGTTCTTCGATAAGCCCAACCACGCGATGAGCCAGTTCCCGGTGGAGTATGCGGCCTACGCGGCACACTACGCGCAGCGCACGCTGCGCCGCTGGGAGGCGATGCACCGTATGCAGTCGCAGGTGATTGAGCAGGTCATCAGTTATCAGCAGGAGCTGTCGCCGCTGCTCTCCACGCTGCCGCTGCTGGAGCATGCGACGTCGCAGCAGACCGAGACGCTGGATATCGCGCAGGGCAATATTCGCTCCATGAGCAGTGCCGCGCGCGACACCCGCGAAGCGCAGGACAGGCTGGAGCAGGGGTTGAACGATCTGGAAACCATCTCGGCCGGGATCACCAAAATCACCAGCGGGATCCGCTCTATCGCCGATCAGACCAACCTGCTGGCGCTTAATGCCGCGGTGGAAGCGGCGCGTGCGGGCGAATCCGGGCGCGGTTTCGCCGTGGTAGCGGGCGAAGTGCGCCGTCTGGCGCATCTGTCACGCGAGCAGGCGGAGGCGACCGCGCACAGCATCAACGAGTCTGTTGAGACCATCGCGCGTATTCGTCAGGTCACCACGGAAACGGTCAGCGCCACCCAGACTATGGCCGACCGCAGTATCGAAGCCGCGGACCGTATCGCCTCGATGAGCGAGCAGACCAGCGAAGAGCGCGAAAACGTCGCCCAGAGCCTGGGGCGCCTGAAGGTGGTCGCCAAAGGGATGGACGCGATGCAGGAGGCGGTCGCGCAGCTGCGCACGTTGCAGGAGCTGGCGAAGTAA
- a CDS encoding YqaE/Pmp3 family membrane protein: MGFWRVVFTILLPPLGVLIGKGLGGAFILNIILTLLGYFPGLIHAFWVQTKN, from the coding sequence ATGGGATTCTGGAGAGTCGTTTTTACTATCCTTCTTCCGCCGCTTGGCGTACTGATCGGGAAAGGTTTGGGCGGGGCGTTTATCCTCAACATCATCCTGACGCTGCTCGGTTATTTCCCGGGCCTGATCCACGCCTTCTGGGTGCAAACCAAAAACTAA
- a CDS encoding IS3 family transposase (programmed frameshift) — translation MKKRFSDEQIISILREAEAGVSARELCRKHAISDATFYTWRKKFGGMEVPEVKRLKSLEEENARLKKLLAEAMLDKEALQVALGRKFLTTDQKREAVEVMCEAASLSQRRACRLAGLSLSTCRYPAQRPAADAQLSLRITELALERRRFGYRRIWQLLRREGLHVNHKRVYRIYHLNGLSVKRRRRRKGLATERLPLLRPDAPNLTWSMDFVMDALASGRRMKCLTCVDDFTKECLTITTAFGITGVQVTRILDSIALFRGYPATIRTDQGPEFTCRALDQWAFEHGVELRLIQPGKPTQNGFIESFNGRFRDECLNEHWFSDILHAREIINDWRQDYNECRPHSSLNYLTPAEFAAGWRNGKFEEKPTDITN, via the exons ATGAAGAAGCGTTTTTCCGACGAACAGATCATCAGTATTCTCCGCGAGGCCGAAGCCGGGGTTTCAGCCCGGGAACTCTGCCGTAAGCATGCTATTTCAGACGCTACCTTTTACACCTGGCGCAAGAAGTTTGGTGGCATGGAAGTTCCCGAAGTGAAGCGGCTCAAGTCGCTTGAAGAGGAGAACGCCCGCCTCAAGAAGCTGCTCGCTGAAGCCATGCTGGATAAGGAGGCGCTTCAGGTAGCTCTTGGCCGAAAGT TTCTGACGACAGACCAGAAGCGGGAAGCCGTGGAAGTCATGTGTGAGGCCGCAAGTCTGTCGCAACGTCGTGCCTGCAGGCTGGCAGGTTTGTCCCTGTCGACCTGCCGTTACCCGGCTCAGCGTCCGGCTGCTGACGCGCAGCTGTCTCTACGCATCACAGAGCTGGCACTTGAGCGCCGCCGCTTTGGTTACCGGCGCATCTGGCAGCTACTGCGTCGGGAGGGCCTTCACGTCAACCACAAGCGGGTATACCGCATCTATCATCTCAACGGCCTGAGTGTAAAACGCAGGCGACGCCGCAAGGGACTGGCGACTGAGCGGCTTCCGCTTCTTCGCCCGGATGCGCCGAACCTGACATGGTCGATGGATTTTGTCATGGATGCACTTGCCAGCGGCCGCAGGATGAAGTGCCTGACCTGCGTGGATGATTTCACGAAGGAGTGTCTGACGATCACCACGGCATTCGGGATTACAGGCGTTCAGGTGACACGTATTCTGGACAGCATTGCGCTGTTTCGTGGCTATCCTGCAACGATAAGAACCGATCAGGGCCCGGAGTTCACCTGCCGCGCGCTCGATCAATGGGCCTTTGAACATGGTGTTGAGTTGCGCTTAATCCAGCCGGGCAAGCCAACGCAAAACGGATTTATTGAGAGTTTCAATGGCCGCTTTCGGGATGAATGCCTGAATGAGCACTGGTTCAGCGATATTCTACATGCCCGGGAAATAATTAATGACTGGCGGCAGGATTATAACGAGTGTCGACCACATTCATCGCTGAATTACCTCACGCCGGCTGAATTTGCAGCGGGCTGGCGAAACGGGAAATTTGAAGAAAAACCAACTGACATTACTAACTGA